The Thioalkalivibrio nitratireducens DSM 14787 DNA segment GAGGCCGACGCCGGGCCGGCGATCGCGACCGTGAGCGCGGACGACGCGGAGCGGTTGCGCTTGCAACTGTCGGACGACGAACTGGAGCGGCTGCCGGGTGGCATCGACATCGCGGACAGCGGCCTGTCCGATGCCGAGGGCCTGCGGGCGCTGGTCGATGCCATCGCCAGAGCGCCGGGGGCGTACGATGGCCCGTTGCCCGGCGACCTCGGGTCGTCCGAGAACCCGGGCATCCGGGTGGTTCGTGGGACCGACGGACAAGCGGTCGATCTGCATCTGACCGGAAGGGTCCGGGGTGCTGGAATCCTGGTGGTCACGGGCAACCTGTCGCTGGAACAGGCCCCGGACTTTTCCGGGCTGATCATGGTGCTCGGCGAGGTGTTCGAGATCCACCGCGGAGCCGGGCGCATCGACGGCGCGATCGTACTGCACCGCATCGCCGATACCGCGGCCCGAGAATGGTCGACCGACCCGAACGGCAGTGGCTTCCGGGTCGCCGGAAGGCTGGAACTCGGGCCGGGGCGGGAGGCCCTGAACCGGGTATGGGATCTACTGCCCGGGGAGACGCGGGCGCTGTGGGAGGAACTCGCCGGTACGACCG contains these protein-coding regions:
- a CDS encoding pilus assembly PilX family protein, with product MARSADGQRGLVLIVVLSLITIASLVALNGMQVALVNERVAANQRLVTEAFMAADTGWVQAGRWWEASTDGEPNHRRYWNDASGALAAIGELDRTPRPGLRWTVDEIRFEGDVVWMTSRGAPVGGSTVREISVGYRRPASASMERLAPMTLAGPLGDYSAPDLRGLTGSPEADAGPAIATVSADDAERLRLQLSDDELERLPGGIDIADSGLSDAEGLRALVDAIARAPGAYDGPLPGDLGSSENPGIRVVRGTDGQAVDLHLTGRVRGAGILVVTGNLSLEQAPDFSGLIMVLGEVFEIHRGAGRIDGAIVLHRIADTAAREWSTDPNGSGFRVAGRLELGPGREALNRVWDLLPGETRALWEELAGTTGLARSGRLFGWSESPRI